A single Comamonas sp. NLF-1-9 DNA region contains:
- the atpA gene encoding F0F1 ATP synthase subunit alpha: MQLNPAEISELIKSRIEGLAAGGDIRNQGTVVSVTDGIVRIHGLSDVMQGEMLEFPADAEGQPSYGLALNLERDSVGAVILGAYEHISEGDTVKCTGRILEVPVGPELVGRVVNALGHPIDGKGPINAKMTDVIEKVAPGVIARQSVDQPLQTGLKSIDSMVPIGRGQRELIIGDRQTGKTAVAIDTIINQKGQDVTCVYVAIGQKASSIKNVVRSLEQAGAMDYTIVVAASASESAAMQYVSAYSGCTMGEYFRDRGQDALIIYDDLSKQAVAYRQVSLLLRRPPGREAFPGDVFYLHSRLLERAARVNAHYVEEFTKGEVKGKTGSLTALPVIETQAGDVSAFVPTNVISITDGQIFLETSLFNAGIRPAINAGISVSRVGGAAQTKLIKGLSGGIRTDLAQYRELAAFAQFASDLDEATRKQLDRGARVTELLKQPQYHPLPISLMAASLFAVNKGFLDDVEVKRVLAFESGLHQFLKASHGDLLQRLEKSRAFDKEGKDEAELTQAITAFKKSFA, from the coding sequence ATGCAACTCAATCCCGCAGAAATCTCGGAGCTCATCAAGAGCCGCATCGAAGGACTGGCTGCTGGCGGCGACATTCGCAACCAGGGGACCGTGGTTTCGGTGACCGACGGCATCGTGCGCATCCACGGCCTGTCGGACGTGATGCAGGGCGAAATGCTCGAATTCCCGGCAGACGCCGAAGGCCAGCCGAGCTACGGGCTGGCGCTGAACCTCGAGCGCGACTCTGTCGGCGCGGTGATTCTGGGCGCCTATGAACATATCTCCGAAGGCGATACGGTCAAGTGCACCGGCCGCATTCTCGAGGTGCCCGTGGGCCCCGAGCTCGTCGGCCGCGTGGTGAACGCGCTGGGGCACCCGATCGACGGCAAGGGTCCGATCAATGCCAAGATGACCGACGTGATCGAGAAGGTGGCCCCGGGCGTGATCGCGCGCCAATCGGTGGACCAGCCGCTGCAGACCGGCCTGAAATCCATCGACTCGATGGTGCCGATCGGGCGCGGTCAGCGCGAGCTGATCATCGGCGACCGCCAGACCGGCAAGACGGCGGTGGCCATCGACACCATCATCAACCAGAAGGGCCAGGACGTCACCTGCGTGTATGTGGCGATCGGCCAGAAGGCCTCGTCGATCAAGAACGTGGTGCGCTCGCTGGAGCAGGCCGGCGCGATGGACTACACCATCGTGGTGGCGGCTTCCGCGTCGGAATCGGCGGCCATGCAGTACGTCTCGGCCTACTCCGGCTGCACCATGGGCGAGTATTTCCGCGACCGCGGTCAGGACGCGCTCATCATTTATGACGACCTCTCCAAGCAGGCCGTGGCCTATCGCCAGGTTTCGCTGCTGCTGCGCCGTCCGCCCGGACGCGAAGCTTTTCCTGGCGACGTGTTCTATCTGCACAGCCGCCTGCTGGAGCGCGCCGCGCGCGTCAATGCCCACTACGTGGAAGAGTTCACCAAGGGCGAAGTCAAGGGCAAGACCGGCTCGCTCACCGCGCTGCCCGTTATCGAGACCCAGGCAGGCGACGTGTCGGCCTTCGTTCCGACCAACGTGATTTCCATCACCGACGGCCAGATCTTCCTGGAAACCAGCCTGTTCAACGCCGGCATCCGACCCGCTATCAACGCCGGGATCTCGGTGTCGCGCGTCGGTGGCGCCGCGCAGACCAAGCTGATCAAGGGCCTGTCGGGCGGTATCCGTACCGACCTGGCGCAATACCGAGAGCTCGCGGCGTTTGCGCAGTTCGCTTCCGACCTGGACGAAGCCACGCGCAAGCAGCTCGACCGCGGCGCGCGCGTGACCGAATTGCTCAAGCAGCCCCAGTACCATCCGCTGCCCATCAGCCTGATGGCGGCGTCGCTGTTCGCGGTGAACAAGGGCTTCCTCGATGACGTCGAAGTCAAGAGGGTGCTTGCGTTCGAGTCCGGCCTGCACCAGTTCCTCAAGGCCAGCCACGGCGATCTGCTGCAGCGTCTGGAGAAGAGCCGCGCATTCGACAAGGAAGGCAAGGACGAGGCAGAGCTGACCCAGGCCATCACCGCATTCAAGAAATCCTTCGCCTGA
- a CDS encoding DUF2946 family protein — protein MDDIVKRALEKWPEVPDCFGWLGLDARGQWYLRDASVQARGPFTSCRGERLQHQGLVAFIGRNYLHDARGQWYFQNGPQRVYVELEAAPWVWRIGPDGGLISHTGRRTQADAAVCDEQGRLYLASALGLGLVHSLDVVVAAQLLEQGRWPMPESIDHVALTTRYGFVRSPRQALQQ, from the coding sequence ATGGACGACATCGTCAAGCGGGCGCTCGAGAAATGGCCTGAGGTGCCCGACTGTTTTGGCTGGCTGGGGCTGGACGCCCGCGGGCAGTGGTATCTGCGGGACGCGTCGGTCCAGGCGCGCGGGCCCTTCACCTCATGCAGGGGCGAGCGCTTGCAACATCAAGGCCTGGTGGCGTTCATCGGCCGCAACTACCTGCATGATGCCCGGGGGCAGTGGTACTTTCAGAACGGGCCGCAGCGCGTCTATGTCGAGCTCGAGGCCGCCCCCTGGGTTTGGCGTATCGGCCCGGACGGCGGGCTGATCTCCCACACCGGGCGGCGCACGCAGGCAGACGCAGCCGTCTGCGACGAGCAGGGCAGGCTCTACCTCGCGAGCGCGCTCGGGCTGGGTCTGGTGCACAGCCTCGACGTGGTAGTGGCAGCGCAGCTGCTCGAGCAAGGGAGATGGCCGATGCCGGAATCGATCGACCACGTCGCGCTGACCACGCGCTACGGCTTTGTGCGCAGCCCTCGGCAGGCATTGCAGCAATGA
- a CDS encoding F0F1 ATP synthase subunit B: MSITATLIIQIIVFLLLVAFTMKFVWPPIANALDERAQKVADGLAAADKAKTELAAANQRVEQQLAETRNESAQRLADAESHARAIIEEAKARAAEEGNKIVAAARVEAEQQLIQAREALREQVAQLAVKGAEQILRKEVNPAVHSELLTRLKTEL; the protein is encoded by the coding sequence GTGAGCATCACCGCTACCCTCATCATTCAAATCATCGTGTTTCTGCTCCTCGTGGCATTCACGATGAAGTTTGTGTGGCCGCCGATTGCCAATGCACTGGACGAGCGGGCGCAGAAGGTCGCTGATGGCCTGGCAGCGGCCGACAAGGCCAAGACCGAGCTGGCGGCGGCCAATCAGCGGGTCGAGCAGCAGCTCGCTGAAACGCGCAACGAAAGCGCGCAGCGCCTGGCGGACGCGGAAAGCCATGCGCGCGCCATCATCGAAGAGGCCAAGGCCCGCGCCGCCGAAGAGGGCAACAAGATCGTTGCCGCCGCGCGGGTGGAAGCCGAGCAGCAACTCATCCAGGCGCGCGAAGCATTGCGCGAACAGGTTGCACAGCTCGCCGTCAAGGGTGCTGAGCAGATCCTGCGCAAGGAAGTCAATCCGGCCGTGCACTCCGAACTGCTCACGCGTCTGAAGACCGAGCTGTAG
- the atpD gene encoding F0F1 ATP synthase subunit beta, with amino-acid sequence MAQENTQASAGVQGKIVQCIGAVVDVEFPREHMPKVYDALKLDGSALTLEVQQQLGDGVVRTIALGSSDGLKRGLMVSNTEAPITVPVGKGTLGRIMDVLGNPIDERGPIDQTLTASIHRTPPAYDELSPSQELLETGIKVIDLVCPFAKGGKVGLFGGAGVGKTVNMMELINNIAKAHSGLSVFAGVGERTREGNDFYHEMSDSKVVVQEDLSQSKVSMVYGQMNEPPGNRLRVALTGLTIAESFRDEGRDVLFFVDNIYRYTLAGTEVSALLGRMPSAVGYQPTLAEEMGKLQERITSTKVGSITSIQAVYVPADDLTDPSPATTFAHLDSTVVLSRDIAALGIYPAVDPLDSTSRQLDPHVVGEEHYSVARAVQGTLQRYKELRDIIAILGMDELAPEDKLTVARARKIQRFLSQPFHVAEVFTGTPGKYVPLAETIRGFKMIVNGECDHLPEQAFYMVGTIDEAFEKAKKLAS; translated from the coding sequence ATGGCTCAAGAGAATACCCAAGCGAGCGCTGGCGTTCAGGGCAAGATCGTTCAATGCATCGGCGCCGTGGTCGACGTGGAGTTCCCCCGCGAGCACATGCCCAAGGTCTACGACGCGCTCAAGCTCGACGGTTCGGCGCTGACCCTGGAAGTGCAGCAGCAGCTGGGCGACGGCGTGGTGCGCACCATTGCGCTGGGCTCAAGCGACGGCCTCAAGCGTGGCCTGATGGTGTCCAACACCGAGGCTCCAATCACCGTGCCGGTCGGCAAGGGCACGCTCGGGCGTATCATGGACGTGCTCGGCAATCCGATCGACGAGCGCGGCCCCATCGACCAGACCCTGACCGCCTCGATTCACCGCACCCCGCCGGCCTACGACGAGCTGTCTCCGTCGCAGGAGCTGCTGGAGACCGGCATCAAGGTGATCGACCTGGTATGTCCGTTCGCCAAGGGCGGCAAGGTGGGCCTGTTCGGCGGCGCCGGCGTGGGCAAGACCGTGAACATGATGGAGCTCATCAACAACATCGCCAAGGCGCACTCGGGCCTGTCGGTGTTCGCCGGCGTGGGTGAGCGCACCCGCGAGGGCAACGACTTCTACCACGAGATGAGCGACTCCAAGGTCGTGGTGCAGGAAGACCTGAGCCAGTCCAAGGTGTCCATGGTCTACGGCCAGATGAACGAGCCGCCGGGCAACCGCCTGCGCGTGGCGCTCACCGGCCTCACCATCGCCGAGTCTTTCCGCGACGAAGGCCGCGACGTGCTGTTTTTCGTGGACAACATCTACCGCTACACCCTGGCCGGCACGGAAGTGTCCGCCCTGCTGGGCCGCATGCCCTCGGCCGTGGGCTACCAGCCGACGCTGGCCGAGGAAATGGGCAAGCTGCAAGAGCGCATCACCTCGACCAAGGTCGGCTCGATCACCTCGATCCAGGCCGTGTACGTGCCGGCCGACGACCTGACCGACCCGTCCCCCGCGACCACCTTTGCCCACCTGGACTCGACCGTGGTGCTGAGCCGTGACATTGCCGCCCTGGGCATCTACCCCGCCGTGGATCCGCTGGACTCCACCAGTCGCCAGCTCGACCCGCACGTCGTCGGCGAGGAGCACTACAGCGTGGCGCGTGCGGTGCAGGGCACGCTGCAGCGCTACAAGGAGCTGCGCGACATCATCGCCATTCTGGGTATGGACGAACTGGCGCCCGAGGACAAGCTCACCGTGGCGCGCGCGCGCAAGATCCAGCGCTTTTTGTCGCAGCCTTTCCACGTGGCCGAAGTGTTCACTGGTACGCCCGGCAAGTACGTGCCGCTGGCCGAGACGATTCGTGGCTTCAAGATGATCGTCAATGGCGAGTGCGACCATCTGCCCGAGCAGGCCTTCTACATGGTCGGCACCATCGACGAAGCCTTCGAGAAGGCCAAGAAGCTCGCTTCCTGA
- the atpB gene encoding F0F1 ATP synthase subunit A, translated as MAVENAVASTVQTGPTAGEYVIHHLHFWQNKASDAVIDMSVIHIDTVFFSVLLAALTFWILWAAARKASSGVPGRFQAAVEILVEFVDNEAKGIIKNAESRKYVAPLGLSIFVWVTLMNTMDLLPVDLIPTVWAWLVGLFGGDPAHAYMRVLPTADVSGAMGLSVAVLLICLYYNVKIKGMGGWAHELVTAPFGTSKNPIMAVLLGIVNFAMQLIEFASKTLSHGLRLFGNMYAGELIFMLIALMGGAFALTGTGIGLAVGHIIAGLAWAIFHILIIILQAFIFMMLALVYIGQAHDHH; from the coding sequence ATGGCTGTTGAAAACGCTGTGGCATCTACTGTGCAAACGGGACCTACCGCCGGGGAATACGTCATCCACCATCTGCATTTCTGGCAGAACAAAGCGTCGGATGCGGTGATCGACATGTCGGTGATTCACATCGACACGGTCTTTTTTTCCGTGCTGCTGGCGGCATTGACCTTCTGGATCCTCTGGGCGGCAGCGCGCAAGGCCAGCTCAGGCGTTCCCGGGCGCTTTCAGGCGGCGGTGGAGATCCTGGTCGAATTTGTCGACAACGAAGCCAAGGGCATCATCAAGAACGCCGAGAGCCGCAAGTACGTGGCGCCGCTGGGGCTGTCGATCTTCGTCTGGGTCACCCTGATGAACACCATGGACCTGCTGCCGGTGGACCTGATTCCAACGGTGTGGGCTTGGCTCGTGGGGCTGTTCGGCGGAGACCCCGCGCACGCCTACATGCGCGTGCTGCCCACCGCCGACGTCTCCGGTGCCATGGGTCTGTCGGTGGCGGTGCTGCTGATCTGCCTGTACTACAACGTCAAGATCAAGGGCATGGGCGGCTGGGCGCATGAGCTGGTGACGGCGCCGTTTGGCACCAGCAAGAACCCGATCATGGCCGTGCTGCTGGGCATCGTGAACTTCGCGATGCAGCTGATCGAATTCGCCTCCAAGACGCTGTCCCACGGCCTGCGACTTTTCGGCAACATGTATGCGGGCGAGCTCATCTTCATGCTGATCGCCCTCATGGGTGGCGCGTTTGCGCTCACCGGTACGGGCATTGGTCTGGCCGTGGGCCATATCATTGCGGGTCTGGCGTGGGCCATCTTCCACATCCTGATCATCATCCTGCAAGCCTTCATCTTCATGATGCTGGCGCTGGTGTACATCGGCCAGGCGCACGACCACCATTGA
- the atpE gene encoding F0F1 ATP synthase subunit C, with protein sequence MEVISFVALAAGLIIGLGAVGACIGIGLMGSKFLESAARQPELMGELQTKMFLLVGLIDAAFIIGVGIALWFATANPFLGQIALIAK encoded by the coding sequence ATGGAAGTTATCAGCTTTGTTGCCCTGGCCGCCGGCCTGATCATTGGTCTGGGCGCCGTCGGTGCGTGTATCGGCATCGGCCTCATGGGCAGCAAGTTCCTCGAGTCGGCCGCCCGCCAGCCCGAGCTGATGGGTGAACTGCAAACCAAGATGTTCCTGTTGGTCGGCCTGATCGACGCGGCCTTCATCATCGGCGTGGGTATCGCGCTGTGGTTCGCCACCGCCAACCCCTTCCTGGGTCAGATCGCCCTGATCGCCAAGTAA
- a CDS encoding cytochrome c5 family protein translates to MTNENEETNHGLIKTPGQTLLAASLGFLAPVFVILGLVYFYSSAPKQAPGGDNSAQSVDQRIQKVGTLEVKDSSQSAAHSGEEVYKAQCAACHASGAAGAPKFGDAGAWAPRIKQGLEALEHSALKGKGAMPPQAGGQFDDTEIARAVVYMANAAGAKFEEPAAADDKAAGAGESANAAPAAAQKPTAGESSASAAATPEQPAAGESSATPAAAPAAAAPAASASAGADDAHAAAGKKIYETTCAACHGTGVAGAPKFGDKAAWAPRLAAGFDEVLKIATHGKGAMPPKGGSNASDADFKAAVEYLVNSAR, encoded by the coding sequence ATGACCAACGAGAACGAAGAGACAAACCACGGATTGATCAAGACCCCGGGCCAGACGCTGCTGGCCGCCTCACTGGGCTTCCTGGCGCCGGTGTTCGTCATTCTGGGTCTGGTGTACTTCTACTCTTCCGCGCCCAAGCAGGCGCCGGGCGGCGACAACAGCGCCCAGTCCGTCGATCAGCGCATTCAGAAAGTAGGCACGCTCGAGGTCAAGGACAGCAGCCAGAGCGCCGCCCACAGTGGCGAAGAGGTCTACAAGGCGCAATGCGCCGCCTGCCATGCGAGCGGCGCGGCGGGCGCGCCCAAGTTCGGCGACGCTGGCGCCTGGGCGCCGCGCATCAAGCAGGGCCTGGAGGCGCTGGAGCATTCGGCACTCAAGGGCAAGGGCGCCATGCCGCCCCAGGCAGGCGGCCAATTCGACGACACCGAAATCGCTCGCGCCGTGGTCTACATGGCCAATGCGGCCGGTGCCAAGTTTGAAGAACCTGCCGCGGCCGACGACAAGGCCGCCGGCGCCGGTGAGTCCGCGAACGCGGCCCCCGCGGCTGCACAAAAGCCGACTGCCGGCGAATCGTCCGCAAGCGCTGCGGCGACTCCCGAGCAGCCCGCTGCCGGAGAATCGTCGGCCACGCCGGCAGCAGCACCGGCCGCTGCAGCGCCGGCAGCCAGCGCCAGCGCCGGTGCCGACGATGCCCATGCCGCCGCCGGCAAGAAAATCTACGAGACCACCTGCGCGGCCTGCCATGGCACCGGCGTTGCTGGCGCGCCCAAGTTTGGCGACAAGGCCGCCTGGGCGCCACGGCTGGCGGCGGGCTTTGATGAGGTGCTGAAGATCGCCACCCACGGCAAGGGCGCGATGCCTCCCAAGGGCGGCTCCAACGCCTCCGACGCAGACTTCAAGGCCGCGGTAGAGTATCTGGTGAACTCCGCCCGGTAA
- a CDS encoding F0F1 ATP synthase subunit epsilon, producing MSTIHVDVVSAEESIFSGEAKFVALPGESGELGILPKHTPLITRIKAGSVRIDLASGGEEFIFVAGGILEVQPDRVTVLSDTAIRGRDLDEQKAEEARKQAQEALSHAKSEIDLARAQSELAIMAAQLAALRKFREKR from the coding sequence ATGAGCACCATACACGTCGATGTCGTCAGCGCCGAAGAGTCGATCTTTTCGGGCGAAGCGAAGTTCGTCGCTCTGCCCGGCGAATCGGGCGAGCTGGGCATTCTGCCCAAGCACACGCCTTTGATCACGCGCATCAAGGCCGGGTCCGTGCGCATCGATCTGGCCAGCGGAGGTGAGGAATTCATCTTCGTGGCTGGCGGCATCCTCGAGGTGCAGCCGGATCGGGTGACGGTGCTCTCCGATACCGCCATCCGGGGCCGCGACCTGGACGAACAAAAGGCCGAAGAAGCGAGGAAGCAAGCCCAGGAAGCGCTGTCGCACGCCAAGAGCGAGATCGATCTCGCGCGCGCCCAGTCTGAACTGGCCATCATGGCCGCCCAGCTCGCCGCCCTGCGCAAGTTCCGCGAGAAGCGCTGA
- a CDS encoding F0F1 ATP synthase subunit delta yields the protein MAELATIARPYAEALFKACTSQKADLAAAVQWLDELATIAANPQLLQMADSPKVTASQILDVITGVVRSKLPASATNLLAAVVENGRLRALPEIAAQFRALVNQTAGSSDALVVSAFDMSAQQLQELGVTLEKRFGRKLNLSLSVDPSLIGGVRVVVGDEVLDTSVKARLEQMKATLLA from the coding sequence ATGGCGGAACTTGCCACTATTGCCCGTCCCTACGCTGAGGCCTTGTTCAAGGCGTGCACGAGCCAGAAGGCCGATCTTGCCGCTGCGGTGCAGTGGCTCGACGAGCTGGCGACGATTGCGGCGAACCCGCAGTTGCTGCAGATGGCCGACAGCCCGAAGGTGACGGCGTCGCAGATCCTGGACGTCATCACCGGCGTGGTGCGCAGCAAGCTGCCCGCAAGCGCGACCAATCTGCTCGCGGCGGTGGTCGAAAATGGGCGTCTGCGGGCTCTGCCGGAAATTGCGGCGCAGTTTCGCGCGCTGGTCAATCAGACGGCGGGCTCGTCGGACGCCCTCGTGGTCAGCGCCTTTGACATGTCGGCGCAGCAGCTGCAAGAGCTGGGCGTGACGCTGGAAAAGCGTTTCGGGCGCAAGCTGAACCTGTCGCTGAGTGTGGATCCGTCCCTGATTGGCGGTGTGCGCGTGGTGGTCGGTGATGAGGTGCTTGATACTTCGGTCAAGGCCCGTCTGGAACAAATGAAAGCGACGCTGCTGGCCTGA
- the atpG gene encoding F0F1 ATP synthase subunit gamma, producing MAAGKEIRGKIKSVENTKKITKAMEMVAASKMRKAQDRMRAARPYAEKVRSIAAHLGDANPEYVHPFMKLNDAKAAGIIVVTTDKGLCGGLNTNVLRSVTNKLRDLQGEGKEVQAVAIGSKGLGFLNRIGAKVVSQATSLGDTPHLDRLIGPVKVLLDAYAEGKVSAVYLSYTRFINTMKQEAVVEQLLPLSSEEMRKHKSGPGWDYLYEPDAQSVIDELLVRYVESLIYQAVAENMASEQSARMVAMKAATDNAGNVIGELKLVYNKTRQAAITKELSEIVAGAAAV from the coding sequence ATGGCAGCAGGCAAGGAAATACGCGGCAAGATCAAATCGGTGGAAAACACCAAGAAGATCACCAAGGCCATGGAGATGGTGGCCGCGTCCAAGATGCGCAAGGCGCAGGACCGCATGCGCGCTGCTCGTCCGTACGCCGAAAAGGTACGCTCGATCGCCGCGCATCTGGGAGATGCGAACCCCGAGTACGTGCACCCCTTCATGAAGCTGAACGACGCCAAGGCGGCCGGCATCATCGTGGTGACGACCGACAAGGGTCTGTGCGGCGGCTTGAACACCAACGTGCTGCGTTCGGTCACCAACAAGCTGCGCGACCTGCAGGGCGAGGGCAAGGAAGTGCAGGCGGTCGCCATCGGCAGCAAGGGCCTGGGCTTTCTCAACCGCATCGGTGCCAAGGTGGTGTCGCAGGCGACTTCGCTCGGCGACACGCCGCACCTGGACCGATTGATAGGCCCGGTCAAGGTCTTGCTGGACGCTTATGCCGAGGGCAAGGTGAGCGCGGTGTACCTGAGCTACACCAGGTTCATCAACACCATGAAGCAGGAGGCGGTGGTCGAGCAGTTGCTGCCGCTGTCGTCCGAAGAGATGCGCAAGCACAAGAGCGGCCCGGGCTGGGACTACCTGTACGAGCCGGATGCCCAGAGCGTGATCGATGAGCTCTTGGTGCGCTATGTCGAGTCCCTGATCTACCAGGCGGTTGCCGAGAACATGGCCAGCGAGCAGTCTGCCCGCATGGTTGCGATGAAGGCGGCAACCGACAATGCCGGCAACGTGATCGGCGAGCTCAAGCTGGTCTACAACAAGACGCGCCAGGCGGCGATCACCAAAGAACTTTCAGAAATCGTTGCCGGCGCGGCGGCGGTCTGA